In Nocardioides sp. W7, the genomic stretch CCCTTCTGGATGAACGACTTCACGAAGTCCTCGGCATTGGTCTCCAGGACGTCGTCGATCTCGTCCAGCAGGTCGTCGACGTCGTTGTCGAGCGCTTCCTTGCGCTCGGCCACGCCCGACTCGGGGGCCGTCTCGACGGCCTCCTCGGTCTCGGAGTTCTTGCGCGGTTGCTTCTGCTCCTGTGCCATGACTCGACCCTATCCATTCAGCGGGTAAGAGCGGTGAACAACTCCTCGGCCGTCTCACACCGGTCGAGGAGCTCGCCGACGTGCGCCTTGCTGCCGCGTAGCGGATCGATGGTCGGCACCCGCTGCAGCGACTCCCGTCCGGGCAGGTCGAAGATGACCGAGTCCCAGGAGGCGGCGGCGACGTGCTCGGCGTACTTCTCCAGGCAGCGGCCGCGGAAGTACGCCCGGGTGTCGGTCGGCGGGTCATGCATCGACGCCGTCACCGACGCGTCCTCGAGGAGCCGCTCGATCCGACCGCTCGCGACGAGGCGGTTGTAGAGGCCCTTCTCGGGACGGATGTCGGAGTACTGGAGGTCGATCATCTGCAGCTTCGCGTCGTCCCAGTCCAGCCCGTCGCGGTCGCGGTACTGCTGCAGCAGCTTCAGCTTGGCCACCCAGTCCAGCTCGCGGGCCAGGGACATCGGGTCGCGCTCCAACCGGTCCAGGACCGACTCCCACCGGGCGAGCACGTCGACGGTCTGGGCGTCGGCGTCCGCGCCGTACCGGTCCTCGACGTACTTCTTCGCCAGGTCGAGGTACTCCAGCTGCAGCTGTACCGCGGTCAACTTGCGACCGTCGCGGAGGGTGACCAGCTCGCGCAGCGACGGGTCGTGGGAGACCGCGCGGAGCGCCGAGACCGGGCCGTCGATGCTCAGATCGACGGAGATGAAGCGGTCCTCGATCATCGCGAGCACCAGGGCGGTGGTGCCGACCTTGAGGTACGTCGACACCTCCGCGAGGTTGGCGTCGCCGATGATGACGTGCAGGCGGCGGTACTTCTCCGGGTCGGCGTGCGGCTCGTCCCGGGTGTTGATGATCGGGCGCTTCAGGGTCGTCTCGAGCCCGACCTCGACCTCGAAGTAGTCGGCTCGCTGGCTGATCTGGAACCCGTGGCCGCGCCCGTCCTGCCCGATCCCGACCCGTCCCGAGCCGGTGACGACCTGGCGGGAGACGAAGAACGGGGTCAGGTGCTTGACGATCTCGCCGAACGGCGTCGAGCGACGCATCAGGTAGTTCTCGTGGGCGCCGTACGACGCACCCTTGTTGTCGGTGTTGTTCTTGTAGAGCAGGATCGGCGCACCACCGGGCAGCTGAGCGGCCCGGCGCTGGGCGTCGAGCATCACCTGCTCGCCGGCCTTGTCCCAGCGGACGATGTCGAGCGGTGTCGTCACCTCGGGGGTGGAGTACTCCGGGTGGGCGTGGTCGACGTACAGCCGGGCACCGTTGGTGAGGATGATGTTGGCGAGGCCGAGATCCTCGTCGGTCAGTAGGCCCGGGTCCGCCACCTGGCGGGCCATGTCGAAGCCGCGGGCGTCGCGCAGCGGCGACTCCTCCTCGAAGTCCCAGCGGGCCCGCCGGGCCCGCACGGTCGCCGAGGCGTAGGCGTTGACGACCTGCGATGACGCCACCATCGGGTTCGCCAGGGGCTGGCCCTGCACGCTGATGCCGTACTCGACCTCCGTCCCCATGACGCGGCGCACACTCATACCTGGGAGCCTACGGCGTCCGAGGGTGTCAGCGGAGCGATAGCCACCTGCCAAC encodes the following:
- the dop gene encoding depupylase/deamidase Dop — encoded protein: MSVRRVMGTEVEYGISVQGQPLANPMVASSQVVNAYASATVRARRARWDFEEESPLRDARGFDMARQVADPGLLTDEDLGLANIILTNGARLYVDHAHPEYSTPEVTTPLDIVRWDKAGEQVMLDAQRRAAQLPGGAPILLYKNNTDNKGASYGAHENYLMRRSTPFGEIVKHLTPFFVSRQVVTGSGRVGIGQDGRGHGFQISQRADYFEVEVGLETTLKRPIINTRDEPHADPEKYRRLHVIIGDANLAEVSTYLKVGTTALVLAMIEDRFISVDLSIDGPVSALRAVSHDPSLRELVTLRDGRKLTAVQLQLEYLDLAKKYVEDRYGADADAQTVDVLARWESVLDRLERDPMSLARELDWVAKLKLLQQYRDRDGLDWDDAKLQMIDLQYSDIRPEKGLYNRLVASGRIERLLEDASVTASMHDPPTDTRAYFRGRCLEKYAEHVAAASWDSVIFDLPGRESLQRVPTIDPLRGSKAHVGELLDRCETAEELFTALTR
- a CDS encoding ubiquitin-like protein Pup, which encodes MAQEQKQPRKNSETEEAVETAPESGVAERKEALDNDVDDLLDEIDDVLETNAEDFVKSFIQKGGQ